The Patescibacteria group bacterium genomic sequence GAGTTTTAAAGCGTAATTAATAAGGTCGCCAAAGTCCAAAGCATTGTTCTGCAGTAATAAGTCTTGATATACTTTGTACGCTTTGGCGACTTCCAAAAGCCGCTCCCCTTCCCCACTCGCGCGGTCTCTTTCCTCCAGAGCCGCGCCCTGATCCAGTTTCATGTTCTCGGCATATTCCAAATATTCCGCGGGTGAGATTAATTCATCTTTTAAACGCGAGAAGTGCTGAACAAGGGCTTGGATAAATTTAGTCGGATTGCCCAAGGGTTTGTAATAATCTAGATCAAATTTGTCCAGATTTTCGCGAATTAAAATCCATTGGTCTGTGGCGTTTAATAATTTAAAATCATTGGGGAGACCGATGTCCAAGGCGTGCTCTTTTAAAATCCTTTGCCCCAGCCCGTGAAAGGTATCAATCCAAATATCCACATAGCCATAGGGCAAAAGCTCGTCCACGCGATTCTCCATTTCCTCGGCGGCTTTTTCCGTAAAGGTTACGGCTAAGATTTCTTCGGGCTTGGCTAAACCTTTGTAAATCAAATAGGCAATGCGGCGGGTAATGACCGTAGTTTTTCCAGTCCCCGCGCCAGCCACAATTAAAAGCGGACCCTGCCCGTGCGTTACCGCTTCCTTTTGCGCAGGGTTTAGGTTTTGCAAAAAATCTTTACTTTTTGACTCTTTTATTTTATTATCCATATCAGATTGATCAAATAAGGGTGTTGTTGTTTTCATAAAGGATCGTTGGCTCCATAGTCTAAAGCGATAGCGAGGACTGTGGAGCCAGAGCACAAAATAACGTTCAATACCAGGATAAAGTATAGAAAAGAAGAAAGGTCTGCATTATGGTCCCATAGGGCTTGCGCCACTATGGAGCCAACGATGATTGACCTTTTACCATAACTGTAATAGATAGAAAAGGAATGACGCAAAAAGGAGGTGTGAGACGATGAGAATGGAAATAAGAAAACGCGACTGGTTAGAACTTGCTCTTTTTTTGGCTATTAGCGCTACCATTACAATTATTGGGTTTGTGCAAACGAAGAATATAGCTTGGCGCATTCTTTCCCTCCCCGTGGGAATCCTGTTCGGGGTTTGCATTGCCTATTGGGCGCCTAATTCAGTCATCAAAATTAAGAAGGCAAAGCCTAACAAGAGAATCCGGGGGAGAGTTGCTGAAGCAGTTGCTGAAATACGCCTGCGCCGGCGTCCATTATAATGCACAGTTCAAGCCGCAAGCTTGAACTTTTTTTATTTTCATAATTCCTGATTCCTAATTCCTAATTCCTGCTTCTGTTCTTTGGGCGTTTCCAGCATATCAATGCGATCAATTTTGGTGGAAAGCTTTATATATTCGTTATTGGTAGTGTCCATCATATTCTTGGCGTTATTCACATGGCGGGAAAGGATGGAAAGATTTTTACCAAATTTATCCGCATCCTGTCTAATGCCTTTTAGCGCGTTTAAAATTTCTTTGGCGGCGTCTTCGATTTTCGCTCCTTCCAAACCGACCATCACAACTTTCAAAAAATAATAAAAACTATTCGGGGATACGAGAAACACGCGTTTACTTTGGGCATATTCATTTAAGTTATCGTCGTCCATCACAACATCATACCAAAGACTTTCGCTCGGCACGTACATCACGGCAAAATCCACTGTCCCCTCTTGCGGCAGAATATATTTTTTGGCGATGTCATCAATATGTTTTTTAACATCGCGCAAGAATTCGCGGCGAAAAGAGGTTTTTGTGATTTCATCCGGCGCTTGGGAGGCTTTGCGAAAATTTTCCATCGGGAATTTGGAATCAATCGGAATAATATTATCTTTATTTTTGACAATCGCGTCCACAGTCTGACCTTCTTTAAATTTATACTGCAGGCTATAACAATTTTTGGGTAACATTTGATCCAACAAGTCATGCAAAACCTGCTCGCCAAGATTGCCGCGCAGTTTGGGCGAACGCAAAAAGTCCTGGAAATCTTTCATCTGGTGACCAATCTCCTGCATTCCGCCAAGAGCCTTGGAAACTGTGCCAATAATTTTGGCGGCATTGTCTAGGCGTTCGTTGATGGATTTATTGGTTTGGGATAGTTGGGTTTGCAAATTGTTATTCGTCTGGTTTAAATTTTGGTGCATTTCACGGCGCACTTCGTTAATCATTTCCAGAGTTTTTTGCGTGGATTCGCGCGTGTCGCGGAAAATTCTTTCATTATCCGTTTTGGTGTTTTCCATTAAACGTTGCATCATTTCAAGGGCAGGGTCAGAATCTTTAGTTTTGTTTAAATTTTGGAGACGATAAATTAAGTACGCAATCGCGCCCAAAATAGCAAGACCGATGAGGATTAAAACTATTTCCATTTTAACTGTCATTCCCGTCCGCCTTAGGCGGAGGAATCCAGGATTAGTGCTTGTAGACCTGGATCCCCGATCAAGTTGGGGATGACAAATTAAATTATTGAACTAAGTTTATTATATCAATAAAAGGAGGATAAAAAAAGGATTAAAAAAAAGACCAAAAATGGTCTTTAGATGCCGAGAATATTGTGAGCTATGAAATTGGCTACACGTTCGGCATTTTTTCCGTCAACGATTTTTGAATTGAAGCATGAAAAGTTAATTTGGTCAAATTTAAGGGGAAAAAATTTATAACCCCTCCAACCTCCCCTTGTCAGGGGGAAATTATTTTCAAAACCACTCTTTTAGAAAGGGAGGTTTTAGGGCACAATAATTACAAACTCCCCTTTCCCCTTCTTGCCTGTAAAATACTTTTTTGCTTCTTCTATATTGCCTTGAAAAATATCTTCAAACATTTTTGTCAGCTCGCTCGCGACAATAACTTCTTTTTCCAGACTAAAAACTACAGCCAGATTCTCTAAAGCCTTTTGGAGACGGTATCGGGATTCATAAAAAACAATGGGGCGGGTTTTTATTTCCGCCAGTTGCGCAAAAAAAGTTTGGCGACCTTTTTTGTGCGGCGGGTAGCCCAAAAAAGTAAATCTATTTGTCGGAATGCCGGCTACAGATAAAGCCGCGATTAAGGCTGAAGGTCCGGGAATGGGAATGATTTTGGTTTCAGGTAAATTTTGACGAATAAATTGAATGAGTTTCCCCGCAGGATCCGCAATAGCAGGCGTGCCCGCATCCGTGACCAAAGCGATGTTTTGACCTTGTGCCAGCGCATTTTTAATCCCCAGATAAGTTTTTTCCCCTGAATGCTCGTGATAACTTTTTAAAGGTTTCTGAATCTCATAGCGGGCAAGCAATTTGCTCGTCACGCGCGTATCTTCGGCTAAAATTAAATCCGCGCTTTTTAAAATTTCTAAAGCGCGAAGAGTAATGTCTTTTAAGTTTCCGATGGGGGTGGCGACAATATACAAGGTCATAATTTTCAATTTTCAATTTCTAATTTCTATTAAATTTTCAATGGATTAATTTTTAATGAAAGAATAAGGTTGTTTTATCATTTGAAAATTGAGTCATTAAAATTCATTGAAAATTGAAAATTAGTAAATTGTGAATTTATTTTATTGTTTCCCTTAATAAATCAATCACCATACTATACATCCTCAAATTATGGATTGTGGCTAAGCGGTAAGCGGCGGTGTCTTCGATTTTGAATAAATGATGCAAATAGGCGCGGGAATAATGCTGGCAGGTGTGGCAATCGCAAAACTCACTTATGGGACGTTTATCCCGCACGTATTTTTCTTCGCCAATGCGGAAATAATCGTAAATTTTTTCTTCTTTTTGAAAATCAATCTCTTTGGGGTCTTTTTTAAAAACATAAAGCCGCTTGTGCCTGCCGTCGCGAGTCGGCAAAACGCAGTCAAAAATGTGGTAGCCCATTTTGAAGCCTTCTACGATTTCCTGCGGTTTGCCAATCCCGAGAGCGAATTTAGGAAAATGTTCGGGAATTAAAGAGGCTGTATAGCGGACAATATCAAAATTAAATTTCCCATCTTCACCCATGGGCCAGCCACCAAAAGCATAAGCGGAAAAATCTAACGCTAATAAGCCCTTCGCGCATTCCTCGCGCAAATCTTTGTGCTCCCCGCCTTGAACCACGGCAAAAAGCAAAGGGGCATTTTCTTGGCTGATTTTACGGCTCGCAAGTTGGCGTTCATATTCTGCCTTGCACCTCCCTGCCCAGGCAATCGTTCGTTGCACGCTTCCCGCGATTTCTTCTTTGGACGCGCTTCCTTTCGGGCAATCATCCAAACAAATCATAATATCCGAGCCGATATTAAATTGGATGGCAATGGATTTTTCAGGAGTCAATTTATATTTTTTGTTCTGCCGCTTGAAAACTACGCCCTCGTCCCGCACTTCGCCAAGGGACTTGTTCATATAAATCATAGACAAAATCTGGAAACCGCCGGAATCAGAAGCAAGTAATCCCTGCCAACCCATAAAATTCTTTAAGCCGCCAAATTTCTTTAATACGCTCATCCCTGGATTGTGCATCAAATGATACGCGTTCACCATTACAGCTTCAATGCCCACGCGCTTCACATCCTCCATATCCGTACTGCGCACTACTGCCCGCGTGGCATCAGGAAGATAAAGCGGCAATTTAAAGTCGCGCCCTTTAATTTTTAATTGATTTAACATATTTTTATCTTACCGTTTATTCCGCGCCAGGTCAAAAAGCCGACAAAAAACGGCTTACAAAAAGCCATTTTTTGAGTGGACTGTGTCACGCCGAAGGCGATGTAATTATAGGTTATACCTGTCCGAATTCTCCAATCCATTATATCCTATTTCACAACATACGTCCCATCCAATAGGTCACCGATGCCTTTACGCTCATTGACACGAGCCTTTTGCACCAGAGAGTCATACTTTATCAGTCTGGCATATTCTTGTTTCCCTTTCTTGCCGGATGCCGCCAATACATCCTCCACAATAATCGGTTCCACCTCTACTGGAAGATCTTTAATATACTCCGCGTAAATTTTTCGTATTTTCTCTAAAGCTTGATGATCTCCATTGTCCTTATCTTCCAGAGTGTTATGGAGAATGTCTTTTATATTTTTCTTATCCTCTTCTGTTATGATATTAATGAGATTCGCGCCATCGTGTTCTATGCTGTATAAAGCATGCACGAACATAATCCACGCGCGAGTCATATGAAACTCATTTGTGAGAATATGTATTTTTTCCAATTTACCAACTATTTCTCTATGCTCATTAACCCATGAAGCGAGGGCTTTTGCGTTTCCTTGCGTAGACCCACCCGATGGGAGCGCTGTTACGATGTTTTCCGAAAAATGATACTTTTTCAACAATTTCTCGCGAGCAGCATCCGCACGAGATATTTCTTTTGCGGAACCATCCTCTCTTTTTATCTTTTCGGTTCCGCCTGTAGTGAAGATATGTATATTTGGATACTTCTCCTGATATTCCTGCAACGCCCGCAAACGAGAGTCGCCGCCGCTAACTTCTTTCGGTTTTCCATCGCGTCCAATGGGCATATCCTTCTTGATTGTGTCAAGATGAAGCGGAAAATGCTCAAATTGCGCATTAGGGGTCTCACGGAGACTTGCTCCAAGCATAACCACTATCTCCATCTTCTGTTTTTCTTGCTCTCGCTTTTCAACCGCGTTTTGTGGTATCTCACTAGCTTCAGAAGAGTTTTTCATAAAATTCAGCTTGAATAAGAATCTGATATTTTGGCGGTCGCGACGGGTACCCTACGCCTGCGGCTTCGGAATACCTGCTTCACCCTCAAGACTACGTCTACTTGGTAAAGCCATTCCAAAGCTCGCGAGCGAAGGATGGCGGTCGCGACGGGAGTCGAACCCGCGATTTCCTCCGTGACAGGGAGGCGTGTTAACCACTACACTACACGACCATATCGCATTTTATTAAGATGAAAATATTGAAAAATATTGAGAGGGAATAAATTTGGGGCAGGGCGGGCATGTAATCTTCTGCGTGACAGGCAGACGTATTTCCAACCGAGCTTGGGCTACCGCTTCAAAAATAGAATTTGAAAATTTGTAGCGGTGGAGGGATTTGAACCCCCGACACGTTGGTTATGATCCAACTGCTCTAACCACTGAGCTACACCGCCCCAATTTCATTGTTCTATTGTTTAATTGTTCTATTGTTAATTAAGACAAATACAACAATAATGAAGCAACGAAATAATAATAACAAAAAATTTAGAAAAATCTTCCTAAATTACTCAAAGCAATTCTGTATTGCCAACTAACATTTACCTTGTTGCGGGAGGGGGATTCGAACCCCCGACCTCGAGGTTATGGGCCTCGCGAGCTACCACTGCTCTATCCCGCGATAATTCAACATCTTATTTTAAACAAAGCATTACTTACAAATATAACATAGATTAACAAAAAAGAAAAGTCCCCATCGGAATTTTAAATTTTAATTTCTAAATTTTAAATCAATTTTAAAATCCTAATTTTAAAATAAATAAAAAGAGAGGAAATTTTAAAATTAAAAAATTTAGAATTTAAAATTAGTTTAAATATTCGGTTTCTTTTTATGCCAATCTGTCGCCTGCTCATACTGATAGGCTACCTGCAAAACCTGCTCCTCACCCCACCACGGACCGATAATCTGCAAACCCACGGGCAAATTATGAGAAAAGCCGCAAGGAATGGAAATCGCCGGCACGCCTGCGATATTCACAGGCACAGTGAACACATCAGACAAATACATAGAAAGCGGGTCTGACGCTTTT encodes the following:
- a CDS encoding ElyC/SanA/YdcF family protein, with amino-acid sequence MKNSSEASEIPQNAVEKREQEKQKMEIVVMLGASLRETPNAQFEHFPLHLDTIKKDMPIGRDGKPKEVSGGDSRLRALQEYQEKYPNIHIFTTGGTEKIKREDGSAKEISRADAAREKLLKKYHFSENIVTALPSGGSTQGNAKALASWVNEHREIVGKLEKIHILTNEFHMTRAWIMFVHALYSIEHDGANLINIITEEDKKNIKDILHNTLEDKDNGDHQALEKIRKIYAEYIKDLPVEVEPIIVEDVLAASGKKGKQEYARLIKYDSLVQKARVNERKGIGDLLDGTYVVK
- the tgt gene encoding tRNA guanosine(34) transglycosylase Tgt; amino-acid sequence: MLNQLKIKGRDFKLPLYLPDATRAVVRSTDMEDVKRVGIEAVMVNAYHLMHNPGMSVLKKFGGLKNFMGWQGLLASDSGGFQILSMIYMNKSLGEVRDEGVVFKRQNKKYKLTPEKSIAIQFNIGSDIMICLDDCPKGSASKEEIAGSVQRTIAWAGRCKAEYERQLASRKISQENAPLLFAVVQGGEHKDLREECAKGLLALDFSAYAFGGWPMGEDGKFNFDIVRYTASLIPEHFPKFALGIGKPQEIVEGFKMGYHIFDCVLPTRDGRHKRLYVFKKDPKEIDFQKEEKIYDYFRIGEEKYVRDKRPISEFCDCHTCQHYSRAYLHHLFKIEDTAAYRLATIHNLRMYSMVIDLLRETIK
- the rsmI gene encoding 16S rRNA (cytidine(1402)-2'-O)-methyltransferase, producing the protein MTLYIVATPIGNLKDITLRALEILKSADLILAEDTRVTSKLLARYEIQKPLKSYHEHSGEKTYLGIKNALAQGQNIALVTDAGTPAIADPAGKLIQFIRQNLPETKIIPIPGPSALIAALSVAGIPTNRFTFLGYPPHKKGRQTFFAQLAEIKTRPIVFYESRYRLQKALENLAVVFSLEKEVIVASELTKMFEDIFQGNIEEAKKYFTGKKGKGEFVIIVP
- a CDS encoding DNA recombination protein RmuC, coding for MEIVLILIGLAILGAIAYLIYRLQNLNKTKDSDPALEMMQRLMENTKTDNERIFRDTRESTQKTLEMINEVRREMHQNLNQTNNNLQTQLSQTNKSINERLDNAAKIIGTVSKALGGMQEIGHQMKDFQDFLRSPKLRGNLGEQVLHDLLDQMLPKNCYSLQYKFKEGQTVDAIVKNKDNIIPIDSKFPMENFRKASQAPDEITKTSFRREFLRDVKKHIDDIAKKYILPQEGTVDFAVMYVPSESLWYDVVMDDDNLNEYAQSKRVFLVSPNSFYYFLKVVMVGLEGAKIEDAAKEILNALKGIRQDADKFGKNLSILSRHVNNAKNMMDTTNNEYIKLSTKIDRIDMLETPKEQKQELGIRNQEL